The Fimbriimonas ginsengisoli Gsoil 348 genome window below encodes:
- the mazG gene encoding nucleoside triphosphate pyrophosphohydrolase, which translates to MAAIVRLEPGPLTDDLIRRLQGSAVFLSESEVSVEAKLREAGIEATIAGDSVPDDAVLILPRRPLEELTYVVDRLLGPGGCPWDQEQTHESLKKHLVEETYEVLDAIDEGDASKLREELGDLLLQPFMHAQIRKLRTGEFDIDAVAHEIVEKLVRRHPHVFGDTDVANAEEVLKNWDRIKQGEKGGPPKSILAGVPKAMPALLRAFDVSKRAARAGFEWPNMESVFDKLREEENELREEIGSGDLERIESEVGDLLFTAVNIARWAKVEPEEALRKMLDRFTRRFMAMEKAAAKPLREMSAQEWDDLWESAKSAE; encoded by the coding sequence GTGGCCGCAATTGTTCGACTTGAGCCGGGTCCTCTTACCGACGATTTGATCCGCCGCCTGCAGGGCTCCGCCGTATTCCTGTCCGAGTCCGAAGTATCCGTCGAGGCCAAGCTTCGGGAGGCCGGAATCGAGGCGACGATTGCCGGCGACTCCGTGCCGGACGATGCGGTCTTGATTTTGCCGCGGCGTCCGTTGGAAGAGCTGACTTACGTCGTGGATCGACTTCTCGGACCCGGCGGTTGCCCCTGGGATCAAGAGCAGACCCACGAATCGCTGAAAAAGCACCTGGTCGAAGAAACCTATGAGGTACTGGATGCAATCGACGAGGGAGACGCCTCGAAGCTTCGCGAGGAGCTCGGCGACCTTCTCCTCCAGCCGTTTATGCACGCCCAGATCCGCAAGCTTCGAACCGGGGAATTCGACATCGACGCGGTCGCGCACGAGATCGTGGAGAAACTGGTCCGGCGTCACCCCCATGTGTTCGGAGACACCGACGTCGCGAACGCCGAGGAGGTCCTGAAGAACTGGGACCGGATCAAACAGGGCGAGAAGGGCGGCCCCCCGAAAAGCATCCTCGCCGGGGTTCCCAAGGCGATGCCGGCGCTGCTCCGCGCTTTCGACGTGAGCAAGCGGGCCGCCCGCGCCGGGTTCGAGTGGCCGAACATGGAATCGGTGTTCGACAAGCTGCGCGAGGAGGAGAACGAACTCCGGGAAGAGATCGGTTCAGGCGACCTCGAGCGAATCGAAAGTGAAGTAGGCGACCTTCTCTTTACCGCCGTCAATATCGCCCGCTGGGCGAAGGTGGAGCCGGAAGAGGCGCTGCGAAAGATGCTCGACCGGTTCACCCGCCGCTTCATGGCGATGGAGAAAGCCGCCGCCAAGCCGCTCCGAGAGATGTCGGCCCAAGAATGGGACGACCTATGGGAATCCGCCAAATCTGCGGAGTGA
- a CDS encoding NADH-quinone oxidoreductase subunit B produces the protein MPKRVETVVLHDSSTPVLGDTQKAGSVVVTTLDTLLSQARANSLWPLTFGLACCAIEMMSSVAARFDLARFGSEAFRATPRQADVMIIAGRLSKKMAPVLRQIYDQMPEPKWVISMGACASSGGVYNNYAIVQGADQVVPVDVYVPGCPPSPDALIYGIMKLQEKIKRGKPKTMQDLRLIELHPRTLEEVEA, from the coding sequence ATGCCAAAGCGAGTCGAAACCGTTGTTTTGCACGATAGCTCCACCCCGGTCTTGGGTGATACGCAGAAGGCCGGCAGCGTCGTGGTCACCACCCTCGACACCTTGCTGAGCCAGGCTCGCGCGAACTCACTGTGGCCGCTTACCTTTGGGCTCGCGTGCTGCGCGATCGAGATGATGTCGTCGGTGGCGGCCCGATTCGACCTCGCCCGATTCGGCTCGGAGGCTTTCCGCGCTACTCCCCGCCAAGCGGACGTGATGATCATCGCCGGACGTCTCAGTAAGAAAATGGCCCCGGTCCTTCGCCAGATTTACGACCAGATGCCGGAGCCGAAGTGGGTGATCTCCATGGGCGCTTGTGCCAGCAGCGGCGGTGTTTACAATAACTACGCGATTGTCCAAGGCGCCGACCAGGTGGTGCCGGTCGACGTCTATGTGCCGGGTTGCCCTCCCTCGCCCGACGCGTTGATCTACGGGATCATGAAACTTCAGGAAAAGATCAAGCGAGGCAAGCCGAAGACGATGCAAGACCTGCGGCTTATCGAGCTGCATCCGCGGACCCTGGAAGAGGTGGAGGCGTAA
- a CDS encoding SGNH/GDSL hydrolase family protein codes for MRAAIAFALLTLAGVAGSQTPTSPPPMLQGVHRVVMLGDSITQFGDGYGGYVWMTRLFLQKLYPDQNIELINAGISGNKSTDMLARYQTDVLDKKPDLLTISVGVNDVWHGFYDNHPMGDGPKGIPLEDYKRNVDEMVTKAQAIGSRVVILSATPIYEDFGNRENAKAAAYNGALKDIARRHHVPFVDYQRPFRDLIGAYRRTTGARDNLLTTDGVHMNPQGYRVMTHTLLSALGISPEARAAVEPDVLKQK; via the coding sequence ATGCGCGCAGCGATCGCTTTTGCCCTTCTGACGCTTGCCGGGGTAGCCGGTTCTCAGACTCCCACTTCCCCACCACCGATGCTCCAGGGGGTCCATCGCGTGGTGATGCTTGGGGACAGCATCACCCAGTTTGGAGATGGATATGGCGGTTATGTTTGGATGACGCGGCTGTTCCTGCAAAAGCTCTATCCGGATCAGAACATCGAGCTGATCAACGCCGGGATCTCCGGGAATAAGTCGACCGACATGCTGGCGCGGTACCAGACGGACGTGCTCGACAAGAAGCCGGATCTGCTCACGATCAGCGTCGGCGTCAACGACGTTTGGCACGGGTTCTACGATAACCACCCGATGGGCGACGGTCCGAAGGGGATTCCGCTCGAGGATTACAAGCGCAACGTCGACGAGATGGTCACCAAGGCTCAGGCGATCGGTTCTCGCGTCGTCATCCTATCCGCAACCCCAATCTATGAAGACTTCGGGAATCGGGAGAACGCAAAGGCGGCCGCTTACAACGGGGCGTTGAAAGACATCGCGCGACGCCACCACGTCCCGTTCGTGGATTACCAGCGGCCGTTCCGCGACCTGATCGGCGCCTACCGGCGCACGACCGGCGCGCGCGACAATCTGCTCACGACCGACGGAGTTCACATGAACCCCCAGGGTTATCGCGTGATGACGCACACCCTCCTTTCCGCCCTCGGCATCTCTCCAGAAGCCCGCGCCGCCGTAGAGCCGGATGTCCTAAAGCAAAAGTAG
- a CDS encoding class I SAM-dependent methyltransferase yields the protein MSSLPHHVENNRTLWARLSKDFDEPGRRAWASGVIDWGVWNVPEEEVHALGDLSLLNGKDTVELGCGTGYVSSWLARLGARPVGVDITPEQLANARKYQREFGIQFPLYEESAEETSLPSESFDYAVSEYGASIWCDPKKWIPEAARLLRPGGRLVFLRNSTISVLCSPQEGAAKPELVNDYRKIERMDWDDGIEFHMPTGDMLRLLRASGFDVVDFIELFPRADTPPTRFEYIDLEWSHRWPAEEMWCAVKR from the coding sequence ATGTCTTCCCTGCCTCACCATGTCGAAAACAATCGAACCCTCTGGGCTCGGCTGAGCAAAGATTTCGATGAGCCCGGCCGCCGCGCCTGGGCGAGCGGCGTGATCGATTGGGGAGTCTGGAATGTCCCCGAGGAGGAGGTCCACGCCCTCGGAGATCTCTCCTTGCTCAATGGTAAGGACACCGTCGAGCTTGGCTGCGGGACCGGTTACGTTTCTTCCTGGTTGGCCCGGCTCGGCGCCAGGCCGGTCGGCGTCGATATCACGCCGGAGCAGCTTGCCAATGCCCGCAAGTACCAGCGGGAATTCGGCATCCAGTTTCCGCTGTACGAAGAAAGCGCCGAGGAGACCTCCCTGCCCAGCGAGTCGTTCGATTACGCGGTGAGCGAGTATGGCGCCAGCATCTGGTGCGACCCTAAAAAATGGATCCCCGAGGCGGCCCGTCTCCTCCGCCCCGGGGGACGTCTGGTGTTCCTGCGCAACAGCACGATTTCCGTACTCTGCTCGCCCCAGGAAGGGGCCGCTAAACCCGAGTTGGTGAACGATTACCGGAAGATCGAGCGAATGGACTGGGATGACGGCATCGAATTCCACATGCCGACCGGCGACATGCTACGACTTCTTCGCGCCAGCGGCTTCGACGTCGTTGACTTTATCGAGCTATTTCCTCGCGCCGATACCCCGCCGACCCGCTTCGAATACATCGATCTCGAATGGTCGCACCGATGGCCGGCCGAGGAAATGTGGTGCGCGGTTAAGCGGTAG
- a CDS encoding transcription-repair coupling factor produces the protein MRTAEWARRLADLPGLQDILADSTQASQWRSVAYEARPVLLAASYLKHPRKMLVVTANYERALAWQAKLQICGVSPDNISQLPSGQSQLFEDAAPEHIALSDRLGALRTLACDDPCIVLASPGAALERTLPKDVLLDAFVKIQPGDTINPAKFLKQLIALGYEHQEPVRLPGQFSQRGGIIDVYATGRDLPIRVELFGDEVESIRRFDPNNQRSVGKLNSLELSPSRETLFAGHDSGIADLILSTMEREASTLSDESAERLRELIAEDVEALSQGVYFDRLDLYRPILHPDSGCAIDLLGEEDLLVLDEPLELETVVTRAEDELAVALDARAERGEILRSPAVDFILPPEHLATHPKTLALSAMNAFPEWADLPRKIEVNALSLDSYRGRAEALALTLRNYQKQKFTLVFTTDQPNRAKTVLSQAEIFASAESEAFEASEIEGLETKSFPQTILAQGNLGGGFVLPDHKLAYISDAELFGVARLRLPQKRFMEGAPIATVLDLKPGDFVVHINFGIGIFRGLVNKTIEGVEKEFLYVEYQAPDKLFVPADQLDRIQKYLNPGDQQPKLNKLTGGEWQRTLGKAKEEAKAFARDLVKLYAQRKQVMRKPYGPDTPFQHEMESTFPWVETRSQMQAIRDAKNDMNEPFPMDRLVCGDVGFGKTEVAIRAAFKAVQAGRQVAILCPTTILSEQHYRSFLDRLGSFGSQIDIINRFTSTAEKKEILARIKSGKAEVVVGTHALLGQGIEFKDLGLVVIDEEQKFGVKQKEMLKNLRTQVDVLTLSATPIPRTLSMALMDIRQMSLINDPPPGRLPVRTFVRPYAGEVIREAILRELARGGQVFYVYNRVESIHHVEEKLRKLVPMARIGVGHGQMHEKELEPIMVGFIKGEIDVLLSTTIVESGIDIPNANTLIVEQSDRLGLAQLYQLRGRVGRSDRQAYGYFLYSGALDATIRAGLVDAQPNVPLPGKRKKLTVTEGALQRLQALQEFSNLGAGYSLAFRDLQIRGAGELLGAKQSGTMVSVGYELYTQLINEAVAMLKNTVDGTPVSPDDEVRDPLESLTPLPAFEVPVIALIPEAYIKDQAQRLYYYQRMMSSRDEATLGEVQAEVEDRYGHPPLQVGQAFAIMGQRLRARRLGFEKLDARQGRIAITFKDRSTVPPMVFSVLAKRNREAYVTREQYIWPYQGAPIPAIDRMMDEFESALQHVESSRASLRQ, from the coding sequence ATGCGGACCGCCGAATGGGCGAGGCGGCTTGCCGACCTCCCCGGCCTTCAGGACATCCTCGCAGACTCAACGCAGGCATCGCAATGGCGCTCCGTCGCCTACGAGGCCCGTCCGGTGCTGCTTGCCGCCAGCTACCTAAAGCATCCGCGAAAGATGCTCGTGGTCACCGCCAATTACGAGCGCGCGCTCGCTTGGCAGGCAAAGCTCCAGATCTGCGGCGTCAGCCCGGACAACATTAGCCAGCTTCCTTCCGGACAATCGCAGCTCTTCGAGGACGCCGCTCCAGAGCATATCGCCCTTTCCGACCGGCTCGGCGCCCTCCGTACGCTCGCCTGCGATGACCCTTGCATAGTCCTCGCCTCCCCCGGCGCGGCGCTTGAACGGACGCTGCCGAAAGACGTATTACTCGACGCCTTCGTCAAGATCCAGCCCGGCGACACGATCAATCCGGCAAAGTTTCTCAAACAGCTCATCGCGCTCGGGTACGAGCACCAAGAACCGGTCCGGTTGCCGGGGCAGTTCTCGCAACGGGGCGGAATCATCGACGTTTACGCCACCGGCCGCGACCTCCCGATCCGAGTGGAGCTCTTCGGAGACGAAGTCGAATCGATCCGGCGGTTCGATCCGAACAACCAGCGGTCGGTCGGAAAGCTGAACTCGCTGGAGCTTTCCCCCAGCCGAGAAACCCTCTTCGCCGGTCACGATTCCGGAATCGCCGATCTAATCCTCTCGACGATGGAGCGAGAAGCGAGCACCCTCTCCGACGAATCCGCCGAGCGTCTACGCGAGCTGATCGCCGAAGACGTGGAAGCGCTCAGCCAGGGCGTGTACTTCGACCGGCTCGACCTGTACCGGCCGATCTTGCACCCGGATTCGGGTTGCGCGATCGACCTCCTTGGCGAAGAGGATCTGCTTGTGCTGGATGAGCCGCTAGAGCTGGAGACCGTCGTCACCCGGGCCGAAGACGAGCTGGCGGTGGCGCTGGACGCCCGTGCCGAGCGCGGCGAAATCCTCCGATCGCCGGCCGTGGACTTCATTCTCCCACCCGAACACTTGGCCACCCATCCGAAGACGCTCGCCCTCAGCGCGATGAACGCCTTCCCGGAGTGGGCCGACCTGCCGCGCAAGATCGAAGTCAACGCCCTCTCGCTCGACTCGTACCGCGGCCGCGCCGAAGCGTTGGCGCTGACGCTGCGCAACTACCAGAAACAGAAATTCACCCTCGTCTTCACGACCGACCAGCCCAACCGAGCCAAGACCGTCCTCTCCCAAGCGGAGATCTTCGCATCCGCGGAATCCGAGGCGTTCGAAGCGAGCGAAATCGAAGGTCTCGAGACCAAGTCTTTCCCCCAAACGATCCTCGCCCAAGGAAATCTGGGCGGGGGCTTCGTTCTTCCCGACCACAAGCTGGCGTACATTTCAGACGCCGAGCTGTTTGGCGTCGCCCGCCTCCGTCTTCCGCAAAAGCGGTTCATGGAGGGTGCGCCGATCGCCACCGTCCTCGACCTCAAGCCGGGCGACTTCGTCGTCCACATCAACTTCGGCATCGGCATCTTCCGCGGGCTGGTCAATAAGACGATCGAGGGGGTTGAGAAAGAGTTTCTCTACGTGGAATACCAGGCGCCGGACAAGCTGTTCGTCCCCGCCGACCAGCTCGACCGGATCCAGAAATACCTCAACCCCGGCGACCAACAGCCGAAGCTGAACAAGCTGACCGGAGGCGAGTGGCAGCGCACGCTTGGGAAGGCGAAAGAGGAGGCGAAGGCGTTCGCTCGAGACCTGGTTAAGCTGTACGCCCAGCGGAAACAGGTCATGCGCAAGCCGTACGGACCGGATACTCCGTTCCAACACGAGATGGAGTCGACCTTCCCGTGGGTGGAAACCCGCTCCCAAATGCAGGCGATCCGGGACGCCAAGAACGATATGAACGAGCCGTTCCCGATGGACCGGCTCGTATGCGGCGACGTCGGTTTTGGAAAGACCGAGGTGGCAATACGAGCCGCGTTCAAGGCGGTGCAGGCCGGGCGGCAGGTCGCCATCCTTTGCCCCACCACCATCCTTTCGGAGCAGCATTACCGGAGCTTCCTCGACCGCCTCGGGTCGTTCGGATCGCAGATCGACATCATCAACCGGTTCACCTCGACCGCGGAGAAGAAGGAAATCCTCGCCCGAATTAAGTCCGGCAAGGCGGAGGTCGTCGTGGGGACGCACGCCCTCCTTGGGCAGGGGATCGAGTTTAAGGATCTGGGGCTCGTCGTTATCGACGAGGAGCAGAAATTTGGCGTGAAGCAGAAGGAGATGTTGAAGAACCTGCGGACCCAGGTCGACGTTCTGACTCTCTCCGCGACGCCGATCCCGCGTACCCTTTCCATGGCCCTGATGGACATCCGCCAGATGTCTCTCATCAACGATCCCCCTCCCGGCCGCCTTCCCGTTCGCACCTTCGTCCGCCCCTACGCCGGTGAGGTGATTCGAGAGGCGATCCTGCGCGAGCTCGCGCGGGGTGGCCAAGTCTTCTACGTTTACAACCGCGTGGAGTCCATTCACCACGTCGAAGAGAAGCTCCGAAAACTCGTTCCCATGGCCCGCATCGGCGTCGGCCACGGGCAGATGCATGAGAAGGAACTGGAGCCGATCATGGTCGGCTTTATCAAGGGAGAGATCGACGTTTTACTTTCGACGACCATCGTCGAGTCGGGCATCGACATACCGAACGCCAACACCCTAATCGTAGAGCAGTCCGATCGCCTCGGCCTGGCCCAGTTGTACCAACTTCGAGGCCGCGTCGGCCGATCCGACCGGCAAGCGTACGGCTATTTCCTCTACAGCGGCGCGCTCGACGCGACCATTCGGGCGGGATTGGTGGATGCCCAGCCAAACGTTCCCCTTCCAGGGAAACGGAAAAAACTGACCGTGACCGAGGGAGCGCTCCAGCGCTTGCAGGCCTTGCAAGAGTTCAGCAACCTCGGTGCCGGATATTCCCTCGCCTTCCGAGACCTGCAAATCCGAGGCGCCGGTGAGCTTTTGGGAGCTAAGCAATCCGGAACGATGGTGAGCGTGGGCTACGAGCTATACACGCAGCTTATCAACGAAGCGGTGGCGATGCTGAAGAACACGGTGGATGGGACGCCCGTCTCGCCCGACGACGAGGTTCGCGACCCGCTCGAGTCCCTCACCCCGCTCCCGGCGTTCGAAGTGCCGGTCATCGCCCTCATCCCCGAGGCATATATCAAAGACCAGGCGCAGCGGCTTTATTACTACCAGCGGATGATGTCGTCGCGCGACGAAGCGACCCTCGGCGAAGTTCAAGCCGAGGTCGAAGACCGGTACGGCCACCCCCCGCTGCAAGTCGGCCAGGCGTTCGCCATCATGGGGCAACGTCTCCGAGCCCGACGCCTTGGATTCGAGAAGCTGGATGCCCGCCAAGGCCGGATCGCAATCACTTTCAAGGATCGCAGCACCGTGCCCCCAATGGTCTTCTCGGTGCTGGCGAAGCGCAACCGTGAAGCGTACGTGACCCGGGAACAATACATCTGGCCCTACCAAGGAGCCCCGATCCCCGCCATCGACCGGATGATGGACGAGTTCGAGTCCGCCCTCCAGCACGTGGAATCCTCTCGAGCGAGTCTACGGCAATGA
- a CDS encoding YncE family protein has translation MKVPIDWPARQRALGATESAESVLVVLTTPEPGGKGFSAFGNRGADSSAHQTMAISVDKVPVGIWRLQAEFHALPEGNGATVATASAIVQVRADGALLSASGAPLGSIAVQSQIAGVVVNDQQTVTVGSQVAPEVTAFTPNGIAALSPNAVRYAIVGGGEHATLTSGLVRGVSPGDVTVTAEVDGITSGGQVISVVTPGTKITTVDIAAQGLAGMPGSNTIYAAVGGQGAQNPNSVVAIDTSTGAVTGSVSIGSAPQYPTLSADGKTLYVVVDNGASVAKIDSTTMTKTAEFSIGTDPFGQPLTAAGLAVSPVDSNVVAVSTNWIGIGIQIYRSGVRLGHVDSRSDQGATAVAFNDTGSAVFSVTGFSPSELIRDDVDSSGVTAVTTAGGNGGYPVSFEGGRLYVGNTAYNPATLQSIGQFVNAEGTFGGLAVDATLGRAWQVSRTRLIAFDIATFGRVASYPLPSDNINSTNIVRFGAKGIAFIEQGGGIGGGRIDLLNIAPGL, from the coding sequence TTGAAAGTACCGATCGATTGGCCGGCGCGGCAGCGGGCGTTGGGGGCGACCGAGTCCGCAGAATCGGTGCTGGTGGTTCTGACTACTCCCGAACCGGGAGGCAAAGGTTTTAGCGCTTTCGGCAATCGAGGCGCCGACTCTTCGGCGCACCAGACGATGGCGATTTCGGTGGACAAGGTTCCGGTGGGAATCTGGCGGCTCCAGGCGGAGTTCCATGCTCTTCCGGAAGGGAACGGGGCCACGGTTGCCACGGCCTCCGCGATCGTCCAGGTCCGAGCGGACGGCGCTCTTTTGAGCGCCTCGGGTGCGCCGCTGGGCAGCATCGCCGTCCAATCGCAGATCGCGGGAGTCGTCGTGAACGACCAGCAGACGGTGACCGTCGGCTCCCAAGTGGCCCCTGAGGTCACCGCCTTTACGCCAAATGGGATCGCGGCACTTTCGCCGAACGCCGTGCGGTACGCGATCGTCGGCGGGGGTGAGCACGCCACTCTGACAAGTGGCCTTGTGAGAGGGGTGTCCCCAGGGGACGTGACCGTGACCGCAGAGGTAGACGGCATTACCAGCGGAGGGCAAGTCATCTCCGTGGTGACACCGGGAACGAAAATTACGACGGTCGACATTGCGGCGCAGGGCCTCGCAGGGATGCCCGGGTCGAACACGATCTATGCCGCGGTGGGAGGGCAGGGAGCTCAGAATCCAAACTCCGTTGTCGCGATCGACACGTCAACCGGAGCGGTGACCGGCAGCGTGTCCATCGGCAGCGCTCCGCAGTACCCCACTCTGTCGGCGGACGGAAAAACGCTTTACGTGGTGGTGGACAACGGAGCGAGCGTCGCGAAAATCGATTCGACCACGATGACGAAGACGGCGGAGTTTAGTATCGGGACCGACCCGTTCGGACAGCCGTTAACGGCAGCGGGCTTGGCCGTCTCGCCGGTCGATTCGAACGTGGTGGCGGTTTCCACGAACTGGATTGGGATTGGCATTCAAATCTATCGATCGGGCGTGCGGTTGGGGCATGTCGATTCGCGGTCGGACCAAGGGGCGACGGCCGTCGCCTTCAACGACACGGGCTCAGCGGTGTTTTCCGTGACGGGCTTTAGCCCGAGTGAACTGATTCGGGACGACGTCGATAGCTCCGGGGTTACGGCAGTGACCACGGCGGGTGGAAATGGCGGCTACCCGGTTTCCTTCGAGGGCGGGCGGCTTTATGTCGGTAACACCGCCTACAATCCGGCCACCCTCCAATCTATCGGCCAGTTTGTGAACGCCGAGGGAACCTTCGGCGGTCTGGCGGTCGACGCTACGCTCGGACGGGCTTGGCAAGTCTCTCGAACCCGCCTGATCGCCTTCGACATCGCGACCTTCGGGCGGGTTGCTAGTTACCCGCTTCCTTCCGATAACATCAATTCGACGAACATCGTCCGGTTCGGAGCGAAAGGAATCGCCTTTATCGAGCAGGGCGGCGGCATCGGCGGTGGCCGCATCGATCTGCTAAATATCGCCCCTGGCTTGTAG
- the nuoI gene encoding NADH-quinone oxidoreductase subunit NuoI, which translates to MELLKDVVKPMIAGFGITKRRLAHKKVTISYPEERREQFPRTRWRHVLTRYESGLERCIGCSLCAGACPARCIFVQAAENTDDERYSPGERYAVRYEINMIRCIFCGYCQEACPTGAIVLRKDFELANYKREQFIYTKEMLLEPASVEA; encoded by the coding sequence ATGGAACTCTTAAAAGACGTTGTCAAGCCGATGATCGCGGGGTTCGGGATCACCAAGCGACGCCTCGCCCATAAGAAGGTGACGATTTCCTACCCGGAGGAGCGACGCGAGCAGTTCCCGCGCACCCGCTGGCGGCATGTATTGACCCGATATGAGAGCGGGCTGGAGCGGTGCATCGGCTGTTCGCTCTGTGCGGGGGCTTGTCCGGCGCGCTGCATCTTCGTCCAGGCGGCGGAAAACACCGACGACGAGCGATATTCGCCGGGCGAGCGGTACGCAGTGCGATACGAGATCAACATGATCCGCTGCATCTTCTGCGGCTACTGCCAAGAGGCGTGCCCAACCGGCGCGATCGTGCTTCGAAAGGACTTCGAACTCGCCAACTACAAGCGGGAGCAGTTCATCTACACGAAAGAGATGCTGCTGGAGCCGGCTTCCGTCGAAGCTTAG
- the leuD gene encoding 3-isopropylmalate dehydratase small subunit: MDPFTTHTGKIAVVPGDNIDTDRIIPARFLTMVSRSGYGELLFNDVRNAEFPLNQPAAEGASILVVGTNFGCGSSREHAVWAIQQAGYRAVVARRTDTSPGYSDIFRQNAANCGLLLVELPNEAHAKLVAAGSGAEATVDLPNQTITVNGEKLPFEINEVTKGALVEGLDLIGTTLRYGPEIEAYEKRLDAFALPR; encoded by the coding sequence GTGGATCCATTTACGACTCACACGGGGAAGATTGCGGTTGTTCCGGGGGACAACATTGATACGGATCGGATCATTCCGGCTCGGTTTCTGACGATGGTGAGCCGTTCCGGCTATGGGGAGCTTTTGTTCAACGATGTGCGGAACGCCGAATTCCCGTTGAACCAGCCAGCCGCGGAGGGCGCCTCCATCCTCGTGGTGGGGACGAATTTCGGCTGCGGCTCCTCGCGGGAGCATGCGGTTTGGGCGATTCAGCAGGCCGGCTACCGGGCGGTGGTCGCTCGCCGAACCGACACCTCGCCCGGTTACAGCGACATCTTCCGCCAGAACGCGGCCAATTGCGGGCTGTTGCTCGTGGAGCTGCCGAACGAAGCACATGCGAAGCTGGTGGCGGCCGGTAGCGGGGCCGAGGCCACCGTCGACCTTCCGAACCAAACGATCACCGTTAACGGCGAGAAGCTTCCGTTCGAGATTAACGAGGTCACGAAAGGGGCGCTGGTGGAAGGATTGGACCTTATCGGGACCACTCTGCGGTATGGACCGGAGATCGAAGCGTACGAGAAGCGGCTCGATGCCTTTGCGTTGCCGCGCTGA
- a CDS encoding prepilin-type N-terminal cleavage/methylation domain-containing protein, with product MAKTFIRAFTLIELLVVIAIIAILAAILFPVFAQAKAAAKKTSTVSNTKQIELAAIQYMDDNEGNQIPRYNACGVPGDPSLTNSTDIWPNLIQPYVKNEGVFLDTAASNTKYGGIWTDNPPDKPTKFGRGWTSIGMNATVNGWYFPDSSVPGCPGRFKDQNINTLDNVANTVHFASSFPGPTAQGYRGYLARNDAVNLPGLSISNRHTEGTVLGFYDGHAKWFKTVAIVGNPNATYECKDDSFFTGLWWLDKNAAHLKWNINDPCVPVP from the coding sequence ATGGCCAAAACATTTATTCGAGCATTTACCCTGATCGAACTACTCGTCGTGATCGCGATTATCGCGATTCTCGCCGCGATCCTTTTCCCCGTCTTCGCCCAAGCCAAGGCGGCCGCTAAGAAAACTTCGACCGTCAGCAACACCAAGCAGATCGAGCTTGCCGCCATCCAGTACATGGATGACAACGAGGGGAACCAGATCCCTCGCTATAACGCCTGTGGCGTGCCCGGTGACCCGTCTCTCACCAACAGCACCGACATCTGGCCGAACCTTATTCAGCCCTACGTAAAGAACGAAGGCGTCTTCCTAGACACCGCCGCTTCCAACACCAAATACGGTGGAATCTGGACCGATAATCCCCCTGACAAGCCCACGAAGTTCGGCCGAGGTTGGACCTCGATCGGAATGAATGCCACCGTCAACGGCTGGTACTTCCCCGATTCTTCCGTCCCGGGTTGCCCAGGACGCTTCAAGGACCAGAACATCAACACGCTCGACAACGTGGCCAATACGGTTCACTTCGCGAGCTCCTTCCCCGGACCGACCGCCCAGGGCTACCGCGGCTATTTGGCTCGCAACGACGCGGTTAACCTCCCCGGTCTCAGCATCTCGAACCGCCACACCGAGGGAACCGTCCTCGGCTTCTACGACGGCCACGCCAAGTGGTTCAAGACCGTCGCTATCGTGGGCAACCCGAATGCGACCTACGAGTGTAAGGACGACTCGTTCTTCACCGGCCTCTGGTGGCTCGACAAGAACGCCGCTCACCTGAAGTGGAATATCAACGACCCGTGCGTGCCGGTGCCTTAG
- a CDS encoding DUF192 domain-containing protein, whose translation MKPAGYVLFALIALVGCNPSKDVEPAAPPKTETATTAPKTEPPKTTPAPAVDEHANADRAFQLKDLETKTVKVNGKPIQVWVMDTGQKRQEGMMFLTAKDVRDDQGMIFVSPRPSQPKEESFWMHNTILPLDIIYIGSDKSVINIQKGKPQDDTQLPAAAPFLYVIELKQGQAEKYGIKPGTKIDIPNDIASKD comes from the coding sequence ATGAAGCCGGCCGGTTATGTTCTCTTCGCTTTGATCGCGCTTGTGGGGTGCAACCCAAGTAAAGACGTCGAGCCTGCCGCCCCGCCTAAAACGGAAACCGCGACGACGGCCCCGAAGACCGAGCCGCCCAAGACCACTCCGGCGCCGGCGGTCGACGAGCATGCCAATGCCGACCGGGCGTTCCAGCTGAAGGACCTGGAGACCAAGACGGTCAAGGTTAACGGAAAGCCGATTCAGGTTTGGGTGATGGATACCGGGCAAAAACGGCAAGAGGGGATGATGTTCCTCACGGCGAAAGACGTGCGGGACGACCAAGGGATGATCTTCGTCTCACCCCGCCCGAGCCAGCCGAAGGAAGAGTCGTTCTGGATGCACAACACCATCCTCCCGCTCGACATCATCTATATCGGCTCGGACAAATCGGTGATCAACATCCAGAAAGGGAAGCCGCAGGACGACACGCAGCTTCCTGCCGCCGCGCCGTTCCTCTACGTGATCGAGCTCAAGCAGGGCCAGGCTGAGAAATACGGCATCAAGCCTGGAACAAAGATCGATATTCCCAACGACATCGCGTCGAAAGATTAG